The following coding sequences are from one Treponema sp. J25 window:
- a CDS encoding SAM-dependent methyltransferase gives MAGVLHLIPTPISSGPFPLPEYLKEVFRSVPYIISERERTTIRFLASFLTPEELSRKHFARFDEHSTEEDLDPLLHPIVQGMEGALVSEAGLPCVADPGASLVALAHRRGISVVPHPGPSAIVQALMASGLNGQRFMFEGYLPIKEPDRLKRLRYLEGLSRREALSVGWIETPYRTDQLAAYLVSHLEETTRLCIARDIMGTDERIEMKTIGEWRKHPLRFGKIPAIFWMQG, from the coding sequence ATGGCGGGCGTACTGCACCTTATACCTACTCCGATTAGTTCTGGTCCCTTCCCTTTGCCGGAATACCTAAAAGAGGTCTTTCGCTCTGTACCTTACATCATTAGTGAGCGGGAACGGACTACGATTCGTTTCCTTGCTTCTTTTCTTACCCCTGAGGAGCTTTCCCGGAAACACTTTGCCCGTTTTGACGAGCATTCTACCGAAGAGGATCTGGACCCCCTGCTTCATCCTATTGTACAGGGGATGGAGGGGGCCCTCGTATCTGAGGCGGGGCTCCCCTGTGTGGCCGATCCGGGGGCTTCCCTGGTGGCCCTTGCCCATCGGCGGGGAATCTCCGTGGTGCCCCATCCTGGTCCCTCGGCGATTGTGCAGGCCCTCATGGCCAGTGGTCTTAATGGTCAACGTTTTATGTTTGAGGGCTATTTGCCCATTAAAGAACCGGACCGCCTTAAACGACTTCGGTATCTGGAAGGCCTTTCCCGTCGAGAGGCCCTTTCGGTAGGATGGATAGAGACCCCCTACAGGACCGACCAGCTTGCGGCGTACCTGGTGTCCCATCTGGAAGAAACAACCCGCCTCTGTATTGCCCGGGATATCATGGGTACCGATGAGCGAATTGAGATGAAGACCATAGGGGAATGGAGAAAACACCCCCTTCGTTTTGGCAAGATCCCTGCGATTTTCTGGATGCAGGGTTAA
- a CDS encoding UPF0280 family protein yields the protein MEGSRFSSLTLQIEETDLWIGWKGGVFPSAQGEGESAHPTEIAEKDPVSWMGGGAAAETGGTFLAHPFEEHRVRQRATHIVQALRRHIQEYSDTHPNFLSSLVPLHFDPEAPPIVQRMLQAGQAAGVGPMAAVAGAIAAILGEDLTKEFAFDELVIENGGDYWLWIQEPLLVGVYAGLSSLSGKIAVRLQPSGRPWGLACSSGTVGPSLSFGKADAAMVLAPDAAAADAWATALGNLLKRQEDMEEALSYLASMAPQKNQPQKNQRDDKEPLSHFERPSSAAPQTQKKGDIHGGPPSFCTPGGTSSLLLETPFDCLPQGALCIMADHLAAWGNLELVPWDGSWTD from the coding sequence ATGGAAGGGAGCCGCTTTTCTTCCCTCACCCTCCAAATAGAAGAAACGGATCTCTGGATTGGCTGGAAGGGAGGAGTCTTCCCTTCCGCGCAGGGAGAGGGGGAATCAGCCCATCCCACAGAAATTGCTGAAAAAGATCCGGTAAGCTGGATGGGGGGTGGCGCCGCTGCGGAAACGGGGGGAACATTTCTTGCACACCCCTTCGAAGAACACCGTGTCCGTCAGCGAGCAACCCATATCGTACAGGCCTTAAGAAGACACATCCAGGAATACAGTGATACACACCCCAATTTTCTTTCCAGCCTGGTTCCCCTTCATTTTGATCCAGAGGCGCCCCCCATTGTGCAACGGATGCTCCAGGCCGGTCAGGCGGCCGGTGTAGGCCCCATGGCGGCGGTAGCCGGAGCTATTGCGGCCATCCTGGGAGAAGACCTTACAAAAGAATTTGCCTTTGATGAATTGGTTATAGAAAACGGCGGAGATTATTGGCTCTGGATTCAGGAGCCGCTGCTTGTGGGAGTGTACGCGGGGCTTTCTTCGCTTTCGGGGAAAATAGCAGTGCGACTACAGCCTTCGGGAAGACCCTGGGGGCTTGCCTGCTCTTCCGGAACCGTAGGGCCTTCCCTGAGCTTTGGCAAAGCCGATGCGGCCATGGTACTGGCCCCCGATGCGGCCGCGGCTGATGCCTGGGCCACCGCCCTGGGGAACCTCCTTAAACGGCAAGAAGATATGGAAGAAGCCCTTTCGTACCTTGCCTCAATGGCCCCTCAGAAAAACCAACCCCAGAAAAACCAGAGGGATGATAAGGAACCTTTATCTCATTTTGAAAGGCCCTCTTCAGCGGCACCGCAAACCCAGAAAAAAGGAGACATCCATGGTGGGCCCCCTTCGTTCTGCACACCTGGAGGGACATCCTCTCTTCTCTTAGAAACACCTTTTGATTGTCTTCCCCAGGGAGCCCTCTGTATCATGGCCGATCATCTTGCCGCATGGGGCAACCTTGAACTGGTTCCCTGGGATGGCTCATGGACAGACTAA
- a CDS encoding DsrE/DsrF/DrsH-like family protein gives MAKYLVIGGVAGGATAAARLRRNDEQAEIILVERGEYISYANCGLPYYSGGVIAERDKLFVMTPEKFRATLNVDVRVATEATVINRQKKTVTLVDKKTGRTYEESYDTLILSPGAEPVRPPIPGLDLEGIFTLRSVPDVDRIKAWLDLQHPQLAVVVGGGFIGLEMAENLAHRGLGVAIVEALDQVMAPLDFEMAAIVHQHLKDKGLELRLKDGVKAFERRGSRIAVLLASGDEILTDMVIFSVGVRPDTKIAQEAGLETVPPGKPGAGAIIVDEYFTTSDQAIRAIGDAIAFKHPLSGELGVIPLAGPANKQGRLVADAIVFGNKKVRPWKGAIGTAGAKIFDLTVATTGINEKVLQRVGKPYSQVIVHPNHHAGYYPNALPLTLKVLFHPENGAIYGAQAVGYEGVDKRIDAIAAFIQKGGTVFDLCEFEHVYAPPYSSAKDPINMAGFVAENILAGRSRVLSWRQFEEQRAKGAFILDVRTKEEFDLGHIPGAVCIPNTELRTRLSEVPKDRTVLVYCGVGLRGYLAERILRQHGWTDLYNLTGGYKTWKAAMEKQDNPGALALWKGKTAQVGDQKITYHEGTGLPEGIVEQKNVKIITVDACGLQCPGPIMRLKTEIDKIERGSRILITATDPGFARDVQSWTNLTGNLLVSLENKGGKIEALIEKQQGAPLASASRPFLGGDRPQGTVPSSSSPTMVQTAQGATIIVFSNDFDRALASFVLANGAAAVGKPVTMFFTFWGLSVIMKQQKPRVRKDLMGRMFSWMLPKHAGTLSLSKMNFGGMGPWMMKARMKAKQVDPLEAMIAQARAAGVRLVACQMSMDIMGVQKEELLDGIEIGGVATYYEAASNAGVNLFI, from the coding sequence ATGGCAAAGTACCTTGTTATCGGTGGTGTCGCGGGAGGTGCCACTGCGGCGGCCCGCTTAAGACGGAACGATGAGCAGGCAGAGATAATCCTGGTTGAACGAGGAGAGTATATCTCCTACGCTAACTGCGGACTTCCCTACTACAGTGGCGGGGTTATTGCAGAACGGGACAAACTCTTCGTTATGACCCCCGAAAAATTCCGGGCCACCTTGAATGTGGATGTCCGGGTTGCTACGGAAGCGACAGTTATTAATCGGCAGAAAAAAACCGTAACGCTGGTGGATAAAAAAACCGGCAGGACCTACGAAGAGTCCTACGACACCCTTATCCTTTCTCCGGGAGCCGAACCGGTACGGCCTCCTATTCCGGGACTTGACCTCGAAGGGATTTTTACCCTCCGTTCTGTTCCCGACGTGGATCGTATCAAAGCGTGGCTCGATCTCCAACATCCCCAGCTTGCGGTGGTTGTGGGTGGAGGCTTTATCGGCCTTGAAATGGCAGAAAATCTTGCCCACCGGGGACTCGGGGTTGCCATTGTGGAGGCCCTGGATCAGGTAATGGCACCGCTGGACTTTGAAATGGCCGCCATCGTTCATCAACATCTTAAAGACAAGGGGCTCGAGTTACGACTGAAAGATGGCGTCAAGGCCTTTGAACGTCGGGGGAGCCGTATCGCAGTCCTTCTGGCTTCGGGGGATGAAATTCTGACCGATATGGTGATCTTTTCGGTAGGCGTACGGCCCGATACAAAGATCGCCCAGGAGGCGGGGCTCGAAACTGTCCCTCCGGGAAAACCCGGTGCAGGGGCCATCATAGTGGATGAATACTTTACCACCAGTGACCAGGCCATTCGGGCCATTGGGGACGCAATTGCCTTCAAACATCCCCTGAGTGGGGAACTCGGGGTGATACCCCTTGCGGGTCCCGCAAACAAACAGGGGCGTTTGGTAGCCGATGCGATTGTATTTGGGAACAAGAAGGTGCGGCCCTGGAAAGGGGCCATTGGAACCGCTGGGGCGAAGATCTTTGATCTTACCGTCGCTACCACCGGAATCAACGAAAAGGTCCTTCAGAGGGTTGGAAAGCCCTATAGTCAGGTTATTGTACATCCAAATCACCATGCGGGATACTATCCTAATGCCCTTCCCCTCACCTTGAAAGTTCTCTTTCATCCAGAGAACGGTGCCATCTACGGCGCCCAGGCGGTCGGCTATGAGGGAGTAGATAAACGGATTGATGCGATTGCGGCCTTTATTCAGAAGGGCGGCACCGTTTTTGACCTCTGCGAATTCGAACACGTCTATGCCCCACCCTATTCCTCCGCCAAGGATCCCATCAACATGGCCGGTTTTGTGGCCGAAAACATCCTGGCCGGCCGCTCTCGGGTCCTTTCCTGGCGACAGTTTGAAGAACAGCGAGCAAAGGGAGCCTTTATCCTTGACGTACGTACGAAAGAAGAATTCGACCTCGGCCATATACCGGGGGCGGTGTGTATCCCCAACACGGAACTTCGCACCCGTCTTTCGGAGGTTCCTAAAGACAGAACGGTCCTCGTCTACTGCGGTGTAGGACTGCGGGGTTACCTGGCCGAACGGATCCTCCGTCAGCATGGATGGACCGACCTTTACAACCTGACGGGGGGATACAAAACCTGGAAGGCCGCCATGGAAAAACAGGACAACCCGGGGGCCCTGGCTCTGTGGAAAGGGAAAACCGCTCAGGTGGGGGATCAAAAAATCACCTACCATGAAGGGACGGGCCTTCCCGAAGGAATCGTAGAACAAAAAAATGTCAAGATTATTACGGTGGACGCCTGTGGTCTCCAGTGTCCGGGCCCCATCATGCGCCTTAAAACAGAGATTGATAAAATCGAACGGGGAAGCCGTATCCTGATTACCGCGACTGACCCTGGTTTTGCCCGGGATGTGCAGTCCTGGACCAATTTAACGGGGAACCTCCTTGTTTCTCTTGAAAACAAAGGAGGAAAAATCGAAGCCCTTATCGAAAAGCAACAGGGGGCCCCCCTTGCATCCGCATCTCGTCCCTTCCTGGGGGGCGATCGACCCCAAGGAACAGTCCCTTCTTCTTCGAGCCCCACGATGGTTCAAACCGCCCAGGGAGCCACCATCATCGTCTTTTCTAACGATTTTGATCGGGCCCTGGCATCCTTTGTTCTGGCCAATGGGGCTGCGGCGGTGGGCAAACCGGTAACCATGTTCTTCACCTTCTGGGGGCTCTCGGTCATCATGAAGCAACAAAAACCCCGGGTTCGCAAGGACCTCATGGGCCGGATGTTTAGCTGGATGCTGCCCAAACATGCGGGGACCCTTTCCCTTTCTAAGATGAATTTTGGGGGTATGGGCCCCTGGATGATGAAAGCCCGCATGAAGGCAAAACAGGTGGATCCACTGGAAGCAATGATTGCCCAGGCCCGGGCCGCGGGGGTGCGCCTAGTGGCATGCCAGATGTCCATGGATATCATGGGGGTTCAGAAAGAAGAACTCCTTGACGGCATCGAAATTGGCGGGGTTGCCACCTACTACGAAGCGGCCAGTAACGCGGGGGTAAATCTCTTTATCTAA
- a CDS encoding uracil-DNA glycosylase, translating to MRAEEKKALLTHIDCILDYLDGRYHRPHPEYPVQDDSFFTTLTLPQGHSPAESPPPREPSLLPLAEDLSLPSLEEDSLEKIAQEIFHCRRCQLALGRTTTVPGEGVPQPIVMVIGEGPGADEDRTGRPFVGRAGQLLDKMLAAINLNRETNCYIANVVKCRPPNNRDPLPGEVSACRSYLERQIRLLQPRAILTVGRISAQTLLETTEGISHLRGRQHTYRGIPLFATYHPSALLRNEELKRPAWEDLKLLRSYLTTIGAYGNG from the coding sequence ATGAGGGCGGAAGAAAAAAAGGCACTCCTTACTCATATTGATTGTATCCTCGATTACCTCGATGGGAGATATCATCGGCCCCACCCAGAATATCCCGTACAGGATGATTCCTTTTTTACCACCCTTACGCTACCACAAGGGCATTCCCCCGCAGAATCCCCCCCACCAAGGGAGCCTTCCCTTCTTCCCCTCGCTGAAGATCTTTCCCTCCCTTCACTAGAAGAAGATAGTCTTGAAAAAATTGCCCAGGAAATTTTCCACTGCCGCCGCTGTCAGCTTGCCCTGGGACGGACCACTACCGTACCAGGAGAAGGGGTACCCCAGCCCATCGTCATGGTAATCGGAGAAGGCCCCGGGGCTGACGAAGACAGAACCGGCCGTCCCTTTGTGGGTCGGGCGGGGCAACTGTTAGATAAAATGCTTGCGGCCATCAATTTGAACCGAGAAACTAACTGCTATATCGCCAATGTGGTAAAATGCCGTCCTCCTAACAATCGAGATCCCCTACCGGGAGAGGTTTCCGCCTGCCGTTCCTATTTAGAACGACAAATCAGGTTACTCCAGCCCCGGGCAATTCTGACGGTGGGCCGTATTTCTGCCCAGACGCTCTTAGAAACCACAGAAGGGATCAGTCACCTGCGAGGGCGTCAACATACATACCGGGGAATTCCCCTCTTTGCCACCTACCATCCCAGCGCTCTTCTGAGAAATGAAGAACTGAAGCGACCTGCCTGGGAAGATCTTAAACTCCTACGGAGTTACCTTACTACTATCGGTGCCTATGGAAATGGCTAG
- a CDS encoding homocysteine biosynthesis protein, whose protein sequence is MSRTTKSWDEINQKLKEGKAVVITAEEAAQMASEEKPANFVQKVDVVTTGTFGAMCSSGMFINFGHPEPPIRMEHITIEGVPVFGGIAAVDAYIGATEVHPENPRFGGAHIIQKLIEGEELFLKAHAKGTDCYPRKDIETYIHRDRVNEMILTNPRNAYQNYPAATNSSHRTLYTYMGTLLPSFLNINYSTSGCLSPLLNDPELRTIGIGSPVFLGGAVGSVAWNGTQFNTEKPTNERGIPLSNARTLMLVGNAKEMSSQWIRAAYYEKYGVTLYVGVGFAIPVLDEDLAYRVMVRNEEIQTTICDYALDGHPPLGNISYAELMSGTVEFRGKKVRTAPLSSYRRARELAETLKRMVLSGAFPLIPPARPLPQRSTVQGLPIIRNRRTSR, encoded by the coding sequence ATGAGCAGGACAACCAAGAGCTGGGATGAGATTAACCAAAAACTAAAAGAAGGAAAGGCCGTGGTCATTACCGCTGAAGAGGCAGCCCAGATGGCCAGTGAAGAAAAACCCGCTAATTTTGTACAAAAAGTAGATGTGGTTACCACCGGAACCTTTGGAGCCATGTGTTCCTCGGGGATGTTTATCAATTTTGGCCATCCGGAACCACCGATTCGGATGGAGCATATTACTATCGAGGGCGTACCGGTCTTCGGCGGCATTGCGGCGGTAGATGCCTACATCGGCGCCACAGAAGTGCATCCAGAGAATCCCCGCTTTGGGGGGGCCCACATCATCCAAAAGCTTATTGAAGGGGAAGAACTCTTCCTCAAAGCCCACGCCAAGGGAACCGACTGTTATCCCCGAAAAGACATTGAAACCTACATCCATCGGGATCGGGTCAACGAGATGATCCTTACCAATCCCCGCAATGCTTATCAAAACTATCCGGCCGCAACGAATTCCAGTCATCGAACCCTGTATACTTATATGGGCACCCTACTTCCTTCTTTCTTGAATATTAATTATTCCACCTCGGGTTGTCTTTCTCCACTTTTAAATGATCCTGAACTCCGTACCATAGGGATTGGGAGCCCCGTTTTTTTAGGTGGCGCCGTAGGATCCGTAGCCTGGAATGGGACCCAATTTAATACCGAGAAACCGACCAACGAACGGGGCATTCCCCTTTCGAACGCCCGAACCCTCATGCTCGTAGGGAATGCTAAAGAAATGTCGAGCCAATGGATCCGGGCAGCCTATTATGAAAAATATGGGGTTACCCTCTACGTGGGAGTGGGCTTTGCTATCCCCGTTCTGGATGAAGATCTGGCCTATCGCGTCATGGTCCGCAACGAAGAAATCCAGACTACTATTTGCGATTATGCCCTCGATGGGCACCCGCCTCTGGGGAACATAAGCTATGCAGAACTCATGTCAGGGACCGTCGAATTCCGGGGGAAAAAGGTGAGGACCGCACCTCTTTCCAGTTATCGCCGAGCCCGAGAACTGGCAGAGACCTTAAAACGCATGGTCCTTTCGGGGGCCTTCCCCCTCATACCTCCAGCACGTCCTCTTCCCCAGCGAAGTACCGTGCAGGGATTACCTATTATCAGAAACCGGAGGACATCCCGATGA
- a CDS encoding pitrilysin family protein, giving the protein MKQHKLLRYGYSAFVYLALMVLFLWGSCATPGDRQGTVKEVSSGYEAFYTQNQKDFTQRTLSNGIPLVIKGNAPGRVVTLKILIRGGSSLIPPQKAGLEKVGLALLSRGSERYPYEGILDTLYRTSASLSFDSQLDYASYDLICIDQYLPTLFDMYIDGFLHPLFTQEQFELVRNEALQALEEEAGDPDRFGRRKGIETLFQGEAYESLPAGTRESLLSLTLEDVRQWHRSILNAQRLVVIVVGNVSSQDIVSRFEKNVGTLPKNPVTFPSASYHIGSEVRTFPHAASKDVAYIQGFFQLPPRSHADYVPFAMGIDMLDDLYFNIVREQYGACYSVGTIFNQAKSPYGIVWVYKATDIQGIPRYIEEAWNLFKKEQLILMKDPETDQYVYTSLSERLRAYKNKYINQLFENQKTSAQIAGLIARSFIFTGDPLDYLRFPERIEAVTVGDITRAMNRWLFGASLQWVVVSDANGLAKIKGISFPGVAAGSSQK; this is encoded by the coding sequence ATGAAACAGCACAAACTATTACGATACGGTTATTCGGCTTTCGTTTATCTGGCTCTTATGGTCCTTTTTTTGTGGGGGTCCTGTGCAACTCCAGGGGATCGCCAGGGGACGGTGAAAGAGGTCTCCTCAGGATATGAGGCTTTTTATACGCAAAACCAGAAAGATTTTACCCAGCGGACCTTATCCAATGGAATTCCCCTTGTCATAAAAGGAAATGCCCCCGGTCGTGTTGTTACGCTTAAAATCCTTATTCGAGGGGGAAGTTCCCTCATTCCTCCCCAAAAAGCAGGTCTTGAGAAAGTGGGACTTGCCCTCCTTTCCCGCGGCTCAGAACGATATCCCTACGAGGGCATCCTTGACACCCTGTATCGAACCTCCGCTTCTTTGTCGTTTGATAGCCAGTTAGATTATGCAAGTTATGATCTCATCTGTATCGACCAGTATCTTCCTACTCTTTTTGATATGTATATTGATGGGTTCCTCCATCCTCTTTTTACGCAGGAACAATTTGAGCTTGTTCGGAACGAGGCCCTTCAAGCTCTGGAAGAAGAGGCAGGGGATCCCGATCGCTTTGGAAGACGCAAGGGAATCGAAACGCTTTTCCAGGGAGAAGCCTATGAAAGCCTGCCGGCAGGAACAAGAGAATCCCTTTTATCTCTTACCCTTGAAGATGTTCGACAATGGCATCGTTCAATCTTAAATGCCCAGCGACTGGTAGTCATTGTGGTGGGAAACGTTTCCTCCCAGGATATAGTTTCTCGGTTTGAAAAGAATGTGGGGACCTTACCGAAGAATCCCGTTACCTTCCCTTCGGCGTCCTATCACATCGGTTCTGAGGTGCGTACCTTCCCTCATGCCGCGAGTAAAGATGTGGCCTATATCCAGGGCTTTTTTCAGCTACCACCCCGTTCTCATGCCGATTATGTGCCCTTCGCCATGGGGATCGATATGCTGGATGATCTTTATTTTAATATTGTCCGGGAACAGTATGGGGCCTGTTATTCGGTGGGTACTATTTTTAATCAGGCAAAGAGTCCCTACGGCATTGTGTGGGTGTATAAGGCTACCGATATACAGGGAATTCCCCGGTATATCGAAGAGGCTTGGAATCTTTTTAAAAAGGAACAGCTTATTTTAATGAAGGATCCGGAAACGGATCAGTATGTGTATACCTCCCTTTCAGAACGATTACGGGCCTATAAAAACAAATACATTAATCAACTCTTTGAAAACCAAAAAACCTCTGCCCAGATTGCGGGGCTCATTGCACGGAGCTTTATATTTACGGGAGATCCCCTGGATTATCTTCGTTTCCCCGAACGGATCGAAGCGGTGACGGTGGGGGATATTACAAGGGCGATGAATCGCTGGCTTTTTGGGGCTTCCCTTCAGTGGGTTGTGGTAAGCGATGCAAATGGCCTGGCCAAAATAAAGGGGATTTCTTTCCCGGGGGTAGCTGCAGGCTCTTCTCAAAAATAA
- the priA gene encoding primosomal protein N', whose translation MEMASPSLSKQTKTSPLADETPFKVPSEQKQEQEARHHDSGNPGTASQQEHPATTSPPFFVEVVFDIPLQRTFTYLPDDEQSVAVGKRVIAPFGRQELLGFVIGTPPTLPPALQEGNLKKIRRVVDEAPLYDEEHIELARWLSSYYLCSLGEALAVMVPSGRRESAAEALLTEEGFIPPETLVLSEEQEKALSAILRKPEIPHYLYGITGSGKTEVFLRAAEATLAAGKSVIYLVPEIGLTHQLEEALQKRFGSLATTVHSRMTGSQRLREWLRMRRGEVRLVVGPRSAVFAPLQNLGLIIIDEEHDGSYKSGNTPRYHARQVAMKRCAMKGATLLLGSATPSVEAWKLMEEGKLERHILTRRLSGGAPPEIRILSLEGTEGCLTQELKEEIRTTARMGRQTILFLNRRGFAYFYHCKHCGYELVCKRCSVSLTYHKHKGRALCHYCGYSVLPPSVCPQCGSVEAGFVGFGTEMIEEEVRQTFPDLRVRRVDTDTLGKKGSLKEVFEVFRAGGIDILLGTQMVAKGLNFPGVRLVGVVLADTALHLPDFRAAERTFSLIVQVAGRAGRYFPDGKVLVQTFRPSDPAISRACAMDITGFYAAELAVRKELAFPPYTRLIRCTIRSRDPQRADRAAETLAHLIHLFLPADAELLGPADCPLSLIAGNHRRHIILRAKQLGGIHAAARSALELYEQKRDPRVYIEVDVDPVQLL comes from the coding sequence ATGGAAATGGCTAGCCCATCTCTTTCAAAGCAGACAAAAACCTCCCCCCTCGCCGACGAGACCCCTTTTAAAGTGCCCTCTGAACAAAAACAAGAGCAGGAAGCCCGCCATCACGACAGCGGGAATCCCGGTACCGCTTCTCAACAAGAACATCCAGCAACGACTTCCCCACCCTTCTTTGTGGAAGTGGTTTTTGACATTCCCCTGCAGAGGACCTTTACCTATCTTCCCGATGATGAACAAAGCGTAGCGGTGGGTAAGCGGGTTATCGCACCCTTTGGACGACAGGAACTCCTCGGCTTTGTGATTGGCACTCCCCCCACTCTCCCCCCCGCTTTACAAGAAGGGAACTTAAAAAAAATTCGTCGGGTCGTCGATGAAGCACCCCTCTACGATGAAGAACACATCGAACTTGCCCGCTGGCTTTCTTCCTACTATCTCTGCAGTCTGGGAGAAGCCCTGGCGGTCATGGTACCTTCGGGAAGACGAGAATCGGCGGCAGAAGCCTTGCTCACCGAAGAGGGCTTCATTCCCCCGGAGACCCTTGTCCTGTCGGAAGAACAGGAGAAAGCCCTTTCGGCAATTTTGAGAAAGCCCGAAATACCCCACTATCTCTATGGCATTACGGGTTCGGGTAAAACAGAGGTGTTTCTCCGGGCCGCAGAAGCAACCCTTGCCGCAGGTAAGTCGGTGATTTACCTGGTCCCCGAAATCGGCCTTACCCATCAATTAGAGGAGGCCCTGCAAAAACGATTCGGTAGCCTTGCTACCACCGTCCATTCCCGCATGACGGGAAGCCAGCGGCTTCGAGAGTGGCTTCGTATGCGGCGGGGCGAAGTCCGCCTCGTGGTGGGCCCCCGGAGTGCGGTCTTTGCTCCCCTTCAAAATCTGGGGCTCATCATCATCGATGAAGAACATGATGGCAGTTACAAATCGGGAAATACTCCCCGCTACCATGCCCGTCAGGTGGCCATGAAACGGTGTGCCATGAAGGGGGCCACCCTGCTCTTGGGGTCCGCCACTCCTTCTGTCGAAGCCTGGAAATTGATGGAAGAAGGTAAGCTCGAACGACACATCCTTACCCGTCGCCTTTCCGGCGGCGCTCCGCCGGAAATACGAATTCTCTCCCTGGAAGGAACAGAAGGCTGTCTTACCCAGGAACTTAAAGAAGAAATTCGCACCACCGCTCGAATGGGACGCCAGACCATTCTCTTTTTGAATCGCCGGGGCTTTGCCTATTTTTATCATTGCAAACACTGTGGATACGAACTGGTGTGCAAACGCTGTTCTGTTTCTCTTACGTATCACAAACACAAAGGAAGGGCCCTCTGTCACTACTGTGGCTATTCGGTCTTGCCACCGTCGGTATGCCCCCAGTGCGGTTCGGTAGAAGCCGGTTTTGTGGGATTCGGGACCGAAATGATCGAAGAAGAGGTGCGTCAAACCTTTCCGGATCTCCGGGTGCGGCGGGTAGATACGGACACCTTAGGGAAAAAGGGAAGCCTTAAAGAAGTGTTTGAGGTGTTTCGAGCAGGGGGCATTGACATCCTCCTGGGAACCCAGATGGTCGCCAAGGGGCTCAATTTTCCGGGGGTCCGCCTTGTAGGGGTAGTTCTTGCGGACACGGCCCTTCACCTTCCCGATTTTCGGGCCGCAGAACGGACCTTTTCTCTTATTGTTCAGGTTGCAGGCCGGGCGGGGCGCTATTTCCCCGATGGGAAAGTCCTGGTCCAGACCTTCCGACCCTCCGATCCCGCCATCAGTCGGGCCTGTGCCATGGACATTACTGGATTTTACGCGGCCGAACTGGCGGTGCGCAAAGAACTCGCCTTTCCGCCCTACACCCGTCTTATCCGTTGTACCATCCGGTCCCGGGACCCCCAGCGGGCCGACCGGGCGGCAGAAACCCTGGCTCACCTTATACACCTCTTCCTCCCCGCCGATGCGGAACTCCTTGGGCCGGCGGACTGCCCCCTTTCGCTTATCGCAGGAAATCACCGACGGCACATTATTCTGCGGGCAAAACAGTTGGGAGGCATCCACGCCGCCGCCCGGTCGGCCCTGGAGCTCTATGAACAAAAACGAGACCCCCGGGTCTACATCGAGGTAGATGTAGACCCGGTGCAACTCTTGTAA
- a CDS encoding 4Fe-4S binding protein — MTSKYVLGYSAETVSEPILWRLVKDFDIRVNILRAEISPGQEGNLLVEFGVEEEEKLSRALSWLESIGVSWVSVSKRLFWDEDRCIDCGSCSGVCFSGAILLDRKDWKLQVNRDLCVACGNCVKACPMGCFTLDFGEVS; from the coding sequence ATGACCAGTAAATATGTACTTGGATATTCCGCAGAAACCGTAAGCGAACCTATCTTGTGGCGCCTGGTGAAAGATTTTGATATCCGGGTAAACATTCTTCGGGCTGAAATTTCTCCTGGACAAGAGGGAAATCTCCTTGTCGAATTTGGGGTTGAAGAAGAAGAAAAGCTCTCCCGGGCCCTTTCCTGGCTCGAATCGATAGGGGTAAGCTGGGTTAGTGTTTCAAAGCGCCTTTTCTGGGACGAGGATCGATGCATCGACTGTGGCAGCTGTTCGGGGGTATGTTTTTCAGGGGCCATCCTCCTGGACAGAAAAGACTGGAAGCTCCAGGTAAACCGGGACCTTTGTGTGGCCTGCGGAAACTGCGTCAAGGCCTGCCCTATGGGGTGCTTTACCCTTGATTTTGGGGAAGTTTCATAA